The Clupea harengus chromosome 13, Ch_v2.0.2, whole genome shotgun sequence DNA window tgtgtgtgtgtgtgtgtgtgacttacgtCTGGTCAAACACAGGGTTGAGTgttttcttgagtgtgtgtgtgtttgtgtgtgtgtgtgtgtgtgtgtgtgtgtgtgtgtgtgtgtgtgtgtgtgtgtgtgacttacgtCTGGTCAAACACAGGGTTGAGTgttttcttgagtgtgtgtgtttgtgtgtgtgtgtgtgtgtgtgtgtgtgtcttacgtcTGGTCAAACACAGGGTTGAGTGtttttcttgagtgtgtgtgtgtgtgtgtgtgtgtgtgtgtgtgtgtgtgtgtgtgtgtgtgtgtgtgtgtgtgtgtgtgtgtgtgtgtgtgtgtgtcttacgtcTGGTCAAACACAGGGTTGAGTgttttcttgagtgtgtgtgtgtgtgtgtgtgtgtgtgtgtgtgacttacgtCTGGTCAAACACAGGGTTGAGTgttttcttgagtgtgtgtgtgtgtgtgtgtgtgtgtgtgtgtgtgtgtgtgtgtgtgtgtgtgtgtcttacgtcCGGTCAAACACAGGGTTGAGTgttttcttgagtgtgtgtatgtgtgtgtgtgtgtgtgtgtgtgtgtgtgacttacgtCTGGTCAAACACAGGGTTGAGTgttttcttgagtgtgtgtatgtgtgtgtgtgtgtgtgtgtgtgtgtgtgtgtgtgtgtgtgtgtgtgtgacttacgtCTGGTCATACACAGGGTTGAGTgttttcttgagtgtgtgtgtgtgtgtgtgtgtgtgtgtgtgtgtgtgtgacttacgtCTGGTCAAACACAGGGTTGAGTgttttcttgagtgtgtgtgttttccgtcTTCCAGAGCGGCGCTTGTCTGGCAGCAGGTAGAGTCTCACGTAGGGATCAGAACCGCTGTCCGTGAACGCGATCAggttcctacacacacaaacacacacacacacacacacacacacacacacacacacacacacacacacagacacagacacacagacacacacacacacaaacactgtctgtGAACGACGATCAGGTTCCTACACATTTTCCGTGTGAAGATGTTGATCTCTGTGTAAAGATGTTGATCTGTGTAAAGATGTTGATCTGTGTGTAAAGATGttgatctttgtgtgtgtgtgtgtgtgtgtgtgtgtgtgtgtgtgtgtgtgtgtgtgtgtgtgtgtgtgtgagagagtaaagaTGTTGATCTCtagctgttgagctgtttttgaTTTATCTGTTTTTCTACTGTAAACTTGGAAATTAGTTGGTCTGAGTAgaagtgtgagtaagtgtgtgtgtaagtgtgtgtgtgtgtgtgagtgtgagtgtgtgtgtgtgtgtgtgtgtgtgtgagagagtaagtgtgtgtgtgtgtgtgtgtgtgtgtgtgtgtgagtaagtgtgtgtgtgtgtgagtgtgtgagtaagtgtgtgtgtgagtgagtaagtgtgtgtgtgtgtgagtgtgagtgagtgtgtgagtgtgtgtgagtgtgtgtgtgtgtgtgtgtgtgagtgttacctGCAGGCGTGCACCACCACGATGAGTTTGTTCCTTTGAGGGCTGTGTCTGACAGTCAGCTGCACCTCCCCCAGGGGGAAAGAACTAAGagacccactacacacacacacacacacacacacacacacacacacaggaaacacacacacacacacacacacacacacacacacacacacacacacacacacacacacacacacacacacacacacacacacacacacacacacacacacacacagaggaaacacaTCTGGTGTGAGACTATATACAATTTtgattattattagtattagtgTGAGTACATGGGGCCACcagaaatctgtgtgtgtagatgtgtgtgtgtgtgtgcgtgtagatgtgtgtgtgtgtgtagatgtgtgtgtacagtcatgtgtgtgtgtgtgtgtgtgtgtgtgtgagtgtgtgtgtatgtgtgtgtacaggtgtgtacagtcatttgtgtttgtgtgtgtgtgtgtgtgtgtgtgtagatgtgtgtgtgcgtgtgtgtgtgtgtgtgtgtgtgtgtgtgtatgtgtgtgtacaggtgtgtacagtcatgtgtgtgtgtgtgtgcgtgtgtgtgtgtgtgtgtatgtgtgtgtgtgtgtgtgtgtgtctgtgtatgtgtgtctgtagatgtgtagatgtgtgtgtgcgtgtagatgtgtgtgtgtgtatgtgtgtgtgtgtgtgtctgtagatgtgtgtgtgtgtgtgtgtgtgtgtgtgtcttacttgtGCAGCTGCTCCAGGCGCTGCTGCAGCTCCTGCGTGGCGTAGGggttggagatgtgtgtgtgtgtgtgtgtgtgtgtgtgtgtgtgtgtgtgtgtgtgtcttacttgtGCAGCTGCTCCAGGCGCTGCTGCAGCTCCTGCGTGGTGTAGGggttggagatgtgtgtgtgtgtgtgtgtgtgtgtcttacttgtGCAGCTGCTCCAGTCgctgctgcagctcctgtgTGGCGTAGGggttggagatgtgtgtgtgtgtgtgtgtgtgtgtgtgtgtgtgtgtgtgtgtgtcttacttgtGCAGCTGCTCCAGTCGCTGCTGCAGCTCCTGCGTGGCGTAGGGGTTGGAGATGTCCGAGGCGATGGACGGGGTTGGCTCCTTGTTGAGCTGCGACAGCGAACCAGAGACGGCCAGGCTGGAGAAGCTCCGCCCCCCGCCGAGCCTGTGCGGCGACCCCGGCGGGTcctccgagtgtgtgtgtgaccccggcgtgtgtgtgtgtgacgctgtgTGTTGTCCGCGCTCCGGCTCCGACGACGACGACGCCGGAGCCAGATCTACCACCGGctcaggagggtgtgtgtgtatgtgagggtgagggtgtgtgttgggggggtgtgATGTCACAGGAGTGGGCGGGACACTGGAGCTGGAGCGGCGAATCTGAACAGAGGACGCCTGATCGGACCCGCCCGCCTTCTCTACACACAGcacctacaaaacacacacacacacacacacacacacacacacattacaaacacacacattaaacacacacacagcacctacaaaatacacacacacacacacacacacacattaaacacacacacacacattacaaacattcacattaaacacaaacaaacacccacacacacacattaagcacacacacacacacattaaacacacacacacattacaaacattcacattaaacacaaacacacacacacattcacataataaacacacacattgaacacacacacacacacacgtacattattcacaaacacagacacagatatgcacatcatatataaacatatatcacacacaagcatacaacacacacacacatatatcaaacacacacacacacacacacacacactcacacacacacacacacacacgtaccctgaGTGCCATCTTCAGCTTGAGCGTGGCGCTGGGTCCTGATTGGTTGAGAGGGAAGCGTTGGTTGAGGGTCATGTGTTCAGCTTCTagcagctgagagagaggcagactgaGCGTGCCCAGACTGCACTCATGTTTCTCATCCTTaacctgacaacacacacacacacacacacacacatataaataacacacacatacatatacatcacacacacatatttataacacacacacatacacatacatcacacacacacacatataaataacatacacacacacatataaataacacacacacatacatatacatcacacacacacacacacacacacacacacacacacacacacacacacacacacacaaagtaatggTGCATGTATATGAGTTTGTATATGATGTtgaatgaatgagagtgtgtgtgtacgtgtgtgtgtgtgtccgtctgtgtgtccttctgtgtgagtgagtgtgtgtgtgtgtgtgcgtgcgtgcgtgcgtgcgtgtgtatgagtgtgtgtgtacgtgtgtgtgtgtgtgtgcatgtacgtgctgtgtgtccgtctgtgtgagtgtgtgtgtgtgtgtgtgtgtgtgtgtgtgtgtgtgtgtgtgtgtgtgtgtgtgtgtgcatacatacctCCACCTCTAGCTGTTGTGTCTTTGGATTGTGTATCAGGAATGTAAAAGCTTCCACCCAAACCGGCTCATTGGTCTTGTACCGCGTCtgacagaagaacacacacattagacacccctatcaacacacacacacacacacacacctaacacacacacacacacacacacacacacacactcactctagacacccctatcaacacacacacacacacacacacacacacacacacacacacacacacacacacacacacattacacacattacacacacctatcaacacaaacacacaaacacacacacacattagacacacctatcaacacacacacacgcattataaacacatctatcaacacacacacgcattatacacacatctatcaacacacattagacacacctatcaacacacacacacacacaaactcattagacacacaacccacacacaagcattatAAAACACatctatcaacacacacactcacattatacacacatctatcaacacacacacacacacacacacacaccacacattagacacatctatcaacacacacacacacaaacacacacatccatcaacacacatacacacatccgtcaacacacacacattttgtacaCGCCCATCAGACAGACATCCATATGCACGTGCAcaatgacagagtgagagagagagagggggagagagagataaagagtgtgtgtgtgtgtgtgagagagagagagggtgagagagagagagataaagagtgtgtgtgtgtgtgacagagggccTGATTTACGTACATTTGCGAGCGCAGTGTAATCATGGCCTTCTCCAAAGCGCATAAAGCGCACGCAGTGTTTCCTCATttgacttttattttatttatcaaaCGTGAGCCTCGTCGGGTAATCAGCACCTTACTCCACCCTGTACTGTAATCAGCGCG harbors:
- the LOC105894584 gene encoding extended synaptotagmin-2-A-like gives rise to the protein MTTTEGNATRPNGPGSAPPSPLAPPVEPDEEPQSSITDVTHAGIKFAKTFALLFPIYALGYLELSFSWVLIGLALLFWWRRTHGHRNMRINRALAFFEHEEKVVRQSLPSSELPQWRNPLEFNHAGLKKASVSKALKSGKKVTSDPSPFVQFTVGHKSLESKTRYKTNEPVWVEAFTFLIHNPKTQQLEVEVKDEKHECSLGTLSLPLSQLLEAEHMTLNQRFPLNQSGPSATLKLKMALRVLCVEKAGGSDQASSVQIRRSSSSVPPTPVTSHPPNTHPHPHIHTHPPEPVVDLAPASSSSEPERGQHTASHTHTPGSHTHSEDPPGSPHRLGGGRSFSSLAVSGSLSQLNKEPTPSIASDISNPYATQELQQRLEQLHNGSLSSFPLGEVQLTVRHSPQRNKLIVVVHACRNLIAFTDSGSDPYVRLYLLPDKRRSGRRKTHTLKKTLNPVFDQTFEFSVSIVELPRRTLDVAVKNGGGLLSKHKGLLGKVFVDLSYVDISKGWTQWYELSEDGLRKPTQL